The Anaerobranca californiensis DSM 14826 genome has a segment encoding these proteins:
- a CDS encoding TIGR02677 family protein: MGFKISDDLFNQINEVKYLTVENTWRYRPIIRIMHDLHLRYKYWIHKEEIYHELKKYPQFKDYTLDNLKNDLDYLVENKNLVALQDTKKVKTLEEFKNRQFQYQLSLYTIEIERMVMGLENIKGENKGTLDSELVYSFRKKLEGFLDIKGAPPKKVYSWWSEVSDDFKKINENYQDYIKSFYSPKVEELMQTTAFLMYKENFIKYLREFIKGLQENIYYIQKVFSNIDDQEIEVAFTKVLEYEKTIPRINYNLDESSFLKTNIERWYSIKNWFISHKEEKSDCELILDITNEIIMKITRYASQISERRNSGANRRMEYRKLLEIFHNCQSLEDAHKLSAVTIGLFNSRHIAGNTLRETESINSSIFEEKPHEVVIKPRTRNYRERVTKNPIEDKREQKELLKRELQQKREMERQVVEELIVENKIVFKDLPQLDQFQRNTLLRWLSRATNNKSKKSKTEYGREYKVVLIDDQKISVSCQDGRLIMPNYELHFF; this comes from the coding sequence TGGGTTTTAAAATAAGTGATGATCTTTTTAATCAGATAAATGAGGTAAAATACCTAACTGTGGAAAATACTTGGAGATACCGACCTATAATCAGGATCATGCATGATTTGCATTTGCGGTATAAGTACTGGATACACAAAGAAGAAATTTACCATGAGCTTAAAAAATATCCCCAATTTAAAGATTACACTTTAGATAATCTTAAAAATGATCTAGATTATTTGGTGGAAAATAAAAATTTAGTAGCACTACAAGATACAAAAAAGGTAAAGACATTAGAAGAATTTAAAAACCGTCAGTTTCAGTACCAGCTTTCCCTGTACACCATTGAAATTGAACGGATGGTTATGGGACTGGAGAATATTAAAGGGGAAAATAAAGGCACTTTAGATTCAGAATTAGTTTATTCTTTTAGGAAAAAACTAGAAGGATTTTTAGATATTAAAGGAGCTCCCCCTAAAAAAGTTTACTCATGGTGGAGTGAAGTTAGTGATGATTTTAAAAAGATCAATGAAAACTACCAAGATTATATTAAAAGTTTTTATAGCCCTAAAGTTGAAGAATTGATGCAAACTACTGCATTTTTAATGTACAAAGAAAACTTTATAAAATACCTACGGGAATTTATTAAAGGCCTTCAAGAAAATATTTACTATATCCAAAAAGTTTTTTCAAATATCGATGACCAAGAAATTGAAGTTGCTTTTACCAAAGTGTTAGAATATGAAAAAACCATTCCTAGAATAAACTATAATCTCGATGAATCCTCTTTTTTAAAGACAAATATTGAAAGATGGTATAGTATTAAAAATTGGTTTATTTCACATAAAGAGGAAAAAAGTGATTGTGAATTGATTTTAGATATCACCAATGAAATAATCATGAAAATAACCCGTTATGCCTCCCAAATTTCAGAACGGCGAAACAGTGGAGCTAATAGGAGAATGGAGTATAGAAAACTTTTAGAAATTTTTCATAACTGTCAGAGTTTAGAAGATGCCCACAAATTGTCTGCTGTAACTATAGGGCTCTTTAATAGCCGTCATATTGCTGGAAATACTTTAAGGGAAACGGAAAGTATTAATAGCAGTATATTTGAAGAAAAACCCCACGAAGTAGTTATAAAACCTAGGACTAGAAATTATCGGGAAAGGGTAACTAAAAATCCCATAGAAGATAAAAGGGAGCAAAAAGAACTCTTGAAAAGGGAATTGCAACAAAAGCGGGAAATGGAGCGGCAGGTTGTGGAAGAATTGATTGTCGAAAATAAAATTGTCTTTAAAGATTTACCCCAATTAGACCAATTTCAGAGAAATACTTTGTTACGCTGGTTATCCCGGGCCACTAACAATAAAAGTAAAAAAAGTAAAACAGAGTACGGTAGAGAATATAAGGTTGTTTTAATAGATGATCAAAAGATTTCTGTAAGCTGTCAAGATGGAAGATTAATTATGCCCAATTACGAGCTCCACTTTTTTTAA